The Saprospiraceae bacterium genome includes a window with the following:
- a CDS encoding phosphoribosylpyrophosphate synthetase: protein MLNEHYGTLSETMNALKKLGYTIDFNIGNASLVCNQTLTIFSPDEFIIDKVYRFEGDSNPDDSSILYAISSHKQNIKGVLVNGYGISSDEDVNALIAKLETNPDEKP, encoded by the coding sequence ATGTTAAATGAACATTACGGAACATTATCCGAAACGATGAACGCACTTAAAAAGCTGGGTTATACGATCGATTTTAATATTGGCAATGCCAGTTTGGTTTGTAATCAGACACTGACTATATTTTCTCCTGATGAGTTTATCATCGATAAAGTTTACCGGTTTGAAGGGGATTCCAATCCGGATGACTCTTCGATTTTATATGCGATTTCATCTCATAAACAAAATATCAAAGGTGTTTTGGTCAATGGTTATGGTATTTCTTCTGATGAAGATGTCAATGCATTGATTGCAAAATTAGAAACAAATCCGGATGAAAAACCATAG